Proteins encoded by one window of Dreissena polymorpha isolate Duluth1 chromosome 11, UMN_Dpol_1.0, whole genome shotgun sequence:
- the LOC127850869 gene encoding trimeric autotransporter adhesin AtaA-like isoform X18 encodes MIDQKRDSGETSGFLDQQNLPPFVLLDPVTVVTDSVVPEHSGKRKKSSPKQQIRKRKNEKIPNPRPKKVTPKPKAASTPKATRKGASHPQDASTPKEATILLGSNGRQLNVLSQTDVYNGPGAKPNRAPVHVADLSQDQQELLASHINSQHCHKATMTEPAMTFLTAEEVAGYVCINYVGKKLDGFEKKLDSFESVVRSVEKQLRRLVACEVLEAVSGDVTVPDAFDVNDAPVSACDVNDNSVVSLSDAVCHDVVSIGHDSICLSGGSVVSNGVMTVAGCETSCRANPDASIAGSLVGHDSLYVAGGFAGYHSVSEAGGFAGRDGLSIGGGVIGTGGFSVGGSVVGRDGLSIGGGVVDTGVFSLVGGVVGGDGLSIGGGVVGTGGFSVGDGVVGRDGLSMKGGVVGTGGFSVGGGVVGGDDLSIGGGVVGTGGLSVGGGVVGRTGLSAGGAVVGRDGLSIGGGVVGTGGFSVGGGGVGRNGLSSGDGVVGRNGLSAGGGVVDRNGLSSGGGVVGRNGLSAGGGVVGRNGLSAGDGVVGRNGLSAGDGVVGRNGLSAGGGVVGRNGLSSGDGVVGRNGLSSGGGVVGRNGLSSGGGVVGRNGLSSGDGVVSRNGLSAGDGVVGRNGLSAGGGVVGHDGLAVGHVMEGQDVFYVGGGPVGLDVNSVGNGDIRWGVRSRSGFSDLDVVNNGRLFDNVSDMISPHVGYGERDRELNSGFIVYENSRDDDMDDDLGGKRVVSADRVPLRSRFEQLPVVIRSYIDMQSVSKNAPVMLHPDILDSLITQHDGNISRFVWDLTKLLYSNEEMIDSSFNGKGTRKALSPRRKSLILNGAQQAFPGVGKCTQYIATAINNGLKNKRTYQKKN; translated from the exons GGGACAGTGGAGAAACTAGTGGATTTCTTGACCAGCAG AATCTTCCACCATTTGTTCTTTTGGACCCAGTAACTGTTGTAACCGACTCGGTTGTTCCCGAACACTCTGGGAAACGTAAGAAGTCATCTCCAAAACAACAAATCAGAAAACGAAAG AATGAAAAAATCCCTAACCCAAGACCCAAGAAAGTGACCCCTAAACCGAAAGCTGCATCGACTCCGAAGGCAACTCGAAAAGGGGCATCACATCCACAAGATGCCTCAACTCCGAAAGAGGCAACAATATTATTG GGCTCCAATGGAAGACAATTGAATGTCCTGAGTCAAACAGACGTCTACAACGGCCCAGGAGCAAAACCTAACCGAGCCCCTGTCCATGTGGCTGACCTGAGCCAGGACCAACAGGAGCTGTTGGCAAGTCATATCAACAGCCAACATTGCCACAAAGCAACGATGACTGAGCCTGCAATGACTTTTCTTACTGCAGAAGAGGTAGCAGGCTACGTTTGCATAAACTATGTGGGTAAAAAGCTTGATGGTTTTGAAAAGAAACTTGACTCATTTGAGAGTGTAGTACGAAGTGTTGAGAAACAGTTACGAAGGTTGGTGGCCTGTGAAGTTCTAGAGGCTGTTTCTGGTGATGTAACTGTTCCTGATGCGTTTGATGTCAATGATGCGCCTGTCAGTGCTTGTGACGTAAATGATAATTCTGTTGTGTCTTTAAGTGATGCTGTTTGTCATGATGTTGTGTCTATTGGGCATGACAGTATTTGTTTGTCTGGCGGCAGTGTTGTTAGTAATGGTGTCATGACTGTAGCTGGGTGTGAAACTAGTTGTAGAGCAAATCCAGATGCATCTATTGCTGGCAGTCTTGTAGGTCATGATAGTTTGTATGTAGCAGGTGGGTTTGCAGGGTATCATAGTGTGTCTGAAGCAGGTGGGTTTGCAGGTCGAGATGGTCTGTCCATAGGAGGTGGTGTTATAGGTACAGGTGGTTTTTCTGTAGGAGGTAGTGTTGTAGGTCGAGATGGTCTGTCCATAGGAGGTGGTGTTGTAGATACAGGTGTTTTTTCTTTAGTTGGTGGTGTTGTAGGTGGAGATGGTCTGTCCATAGGAGGTGGTGTTGTAGGTACAGGTGGTTTTTCTGTAGGAGATGGTGTTGTAGGTCGAGATGGTCTGTCCATGAAAGGTGGTGTTGTAGGTACAGGTGGTTTTTCTGTGGGAGGTGGTGTTGTAGGTGGAGATGATCTGTCCATAGGAG GTGGTGTTGTAGGTACAGGTGGTTTGTCTGTAGGAGGTGGTGTTGTAGGTAGAACTGGTTTGTCTGCAGGAGGTGCAGTTGTAGGTCGAGATGGTCTGTCCATAGGAGGTGGTGTTGTAGGTACAGGTGGTTTTTCTGTAGGAGGTGGTGGTgtaggtagaaatggtttgtctTCAGGGGATGGAGTTgtag gtagaaatggtttgtctgcaggaggtggagttgtagatagaaatggtttgtcttcaggaggtggagttgtaggtagaaatggtttgtctgcaggaggtggagttgtag gtagaaatggtttgtctgcaggagatggagttgtaggtagaaatggtttgtctgcaggagatggagttgtaggtagaaatggtttgtctgcaggag gtggagttgtaggtagaaatggtttgtctTCAGGAGATGGAGTTgtaggtagaaatggtttgtcttcaggaggtggagttgtaggtagaaatggtttgtcttcaggaggtggagttgtaggtagaaatggtttgtctTCAGGAGATGGAGTTGTAAgtagaaatggtttgtctgcaggagatggagttgtaggtagaaatggtttgtctgcAGGAGGTGGTGTGGTGGGTCATGATGGTTTAGCTGTAGGCCATGTCATGGAAGGTCAAGATGTTTTTTATGTTGGAGGTGGTCCAGTTGGTTTGGATGTTAATTCTGTTGGAAATGGTGATATTCGATGGGGCGTCAGGTCAAGAAGTGGTTTTTCTGATCTAGATGTTGTTAATAACGGTCGTCTCTTTGATAATGTAAGTGATATGATTTCCCCGCATGTTGGATATGGTGAAAGGGATAGGGAATTAAACAGTGGATTTATTGTGTATGAAAATAGTAGGGATGATGATATGGATGATGATTTGGGTGGTAAAAGGGTTGTGTCTGCTGATAGGGTCCCTTTGAGGTCAAGGTTTGAGCAGCTTCCAGTGGTTATAAGGTCATATATTGATATGCAGTCTGTTTCAAAAAATGCGCCTGTGATGCTTCATCCAGACATTTTAGATAGTTTGATTACTCAACATGACGGGAACATATCAAGATTTGTGTGGGATTTGACTAAACTTTTGTATTCAAATGAAGAAATGATAGATAGCTCATTCAATGGCAAGGGAACAAGAAAAGCATTGTCGCCGAGAAGAAAATCGCTTATTCTAAATGGAGCGCAACAGGCATTTCCTGGAGTTGGAAAATGCACCCAGTATATTGCCACCGCCATCAACAATgggttaaaaaataaaagaacctATCAGAAAAAGAACTAA
- the LOC127850869 gene encoding probable autotransporter ROD_p1121 isoform X43 — MIDQKRDSGETSGFLDQQNLPPFVLLDPVTVVTDSVVPEHSGKRKKSSPKQQIRKRKNEKIPNPRPKKVTPKPKAASTPKATRKGASHPQDASTPKEATILLGSNGRQLNVLSQTDVYNGPGAKPNRAPVHVADLSQDQQELLASHINSQHCHKATMTEPAMTFLTAEEVAGYVCINYVGKKLDGFEKKLDSFESVVRSVEKQLRRLVACEVLEAVSGDVTVPDAFDVNDAPVSACDVNDNSVVSLSDAVCHDVVSIGHDSICLSGGSVVSNGVMTVAGCETSCRANPDASIAGSLVGHDSLYVAGGFAGYHSVSEAGGFAGRDGLSIGGGVIGTGGFSVGGSVVGRDGLSIGGGVVDTGVFSLVGGVVGGDGLSIGGGVVGTGGFSVGDGVVGRDGLSMKGGVVGTGGFSVGGGVVGGDDLSIGGGVVGTGGLSVGGGVVGRTGLSAGGAVVGRDGLSIGGGVVGTGGFSVGGGGVGRNGLSSGDGVVGRNGLSAGDGVVGRNGLSAGGGVVGRNGLSSGDGVVGRNGLSSGGGVVGRNGLSSGGGVVGRNGLSSGDGVVSRNGLSAGDGVVGRNGLSAGGGVVGHDGLAVGHVMEGQDVFYVGGGPVGLDVNSVGNGDIRWGVRSRSGFSDLDVVNNGRLFDNVSDMISPHVGYGERDRELNSGFIVYENSRDDDMDDDLGGKRVVSADRVPLRSRFEQLPVVIRSYIDMQSVSKNAPVMLHPDILDSLITQHDGNISRFVWDLTKLLYSNEEMIDSSFNGKGTRKALSPRRKSLILNGAQQAFPGVGKCTQYIATAINNGLKNKRTYQKKN; from the exons GGGACAGTGGAGAAACTAGTGGATTTCTTGACCAGCAG AATCTTCCACCATTTGTTCTTTTGGACCCAGTAACTGTTGTAACCGACTCGGTTGTTCCCGAACACTCTGGGAAACGTAAGAAGTCATCTCCAAAACAACAAATCAGAAAACGAAAG AATGAAAAAATCCCTAACCCAAGACCCAAGAAAGTGACCCCTAAACCGAAAGCTGCATCGACTCCGAAGGCAACTCGAAAAGGGGCATCACATCCACAAGATGCCTCAACTCCGAAAGAGGCAACAATATTATTG GGCTCCAATGGAAGACAATTGAATGTCCTGAGTCAAACAGACGTCTACAACGGCCCAGGAGCAAAACCTAACCGAGCCCCTGTCCATGTGGCTGACCTGAGCCAGGACCAACAGGAGCTGTTGGCAAGTCATATCAACAGCCAACATTGCCACAAAGCAACGATGACTGAGCCTGCAATGACTTTTCTTACTGCAGAAGAGGTAGCAGGCTACGTTTGCATAAACTATGTGGGTAAAAAGCTTGATGGTTTTGAAAAGAAACTTGACTCATTTGAGAGTGTAGTACGAAGTGTTGAGAAACAGTTACGAAGGTTGGTGGCCTGTGAAGTTCTAGAGGCTGTTTCTGGTGATGTAACTGTTCCTGATGCGTTTGATGTCAATGATGCGCCTGTCAGTGCTTGTGACGTAAATGATAATTCTGTTGTGTCTTTAAGTGATGCTGTTTGTCATGATGTTGTGTCTATTGGGCATGACAGTATTTGTTTGTCTGGCGGCAGTGTTGTTAGTAATGGTGTCATGACTGTAGCTGGGTGTGAAACTAGTTGTAGAGCAAATCCAGATGCATCTATTGCTGGCAGTCTTGTAGGTCATGATAGTTTGTATGTAGCAGGTGGGTTTGCAGGGTATCATAGTGTGTCTGAAGCAGGTGGGTTTGCAGGTCGAGATGGTCTGTCCATAGGAGGTGGTGTTATAGGTACAGGTGGTTTTTCTGTAGGAGGTAGTGTTGTAGGTCGAGATGGTCTGTCCATAGGAGGTGGTGTTGTAGATACAGGTGTTTTTTCTTTAGTTGGTGGTGTTGTAGGTGGAGATGGTCTGTCCATAGGAGGTGGTGTTGTAGGTACAGGTGGTTTTTCTGTAGGAGATGGTGTTGTAGGTCGAGATGGTCTGTCCATGAAAGGTGGTGTTGTAGGTACAGGTGGTTTTTCTGTGGGAGGTGGTGTTGTAGGTGGAGATGATCTGTCCATAGGAG GTGGTGTTGTAGGTACAGGTGGTTTGTCTGTAGGAGGTGGTGTTGTAGGTAGAACTGGTTTGTCTGCAGGAGGTGCAGTTGTAGGTCGAGATGGTCTGTCCATAGGAGGTGGTGTTGTAGGTACAGGTGGTTTTTCTGTAGGAGGTGGTGGTgtaggtagaaatggtttgtctTCAGGGGATGGAGTTgtag gtagaaatggtttgtctgcaggagatggagttgtag gtagaaatggtttgtctgcaggaggtggagttgtaggtagaaatggtttgtctTCAGGAGATGGAGTTgtaggtagaaatggtttgtcttcaggaggtggagttgtaggtagaaatggtttgtcttcaggaggtggagttgtaggtagaaatggtttgtctTCAGGAGATGGAGTTGTAAgtagaaatggtttgtctgcaggagatggagttgtaggtagaaatggtttgtctgcAGGAGGTGGTGTGGTGGGTCATGATGGTTTAGCTGTAGGCCATGTCATGGAAGGTCAAGATGTTTTTTATGTTGGAGGTGGTCCAGTTGGTTTGGATGTTAATTCTGTTGGAAATGGTGATATTCGATGGGGCGTCAGGTCAAGAAGTGGTTTTTCTGATCTAGATGTTGTTAATAACGGTCGTCTCTTTGATAATGTAAGTGATATGATTTCCCCGCATGTTGGATATGGTGAAAGGGATAGGGAATTAAACAGTGGATTTATTGTGTATGAAAATAGTAGGGATGATGATATGGATGATGATTTGGGTGGTAAAAGGGTTGTGTCTGCTGATAGGGTCCCTTTGAGGTCAAGGTTTGAGCAGCTTCCAGTGGTTATAAGGTCATATATTGATATGCAGTCTGTTTCAAAAAATGCGCCTGTGATGCTTCATCCAGACATTTTAGATAGTTTGATTACTCAACATGACGGGAACATATCAAGATTTGTGTGGGATTTGACTAAACTTTTGTATTCAAATGAAGAAATGATAGATAGCTCATTCAATGGCAAGGGAACAAGAAAAGCATTGTCGCCGAGAAGAAAATCGCTTATTCTAAATGGAGCGCAACAGGCATTTCCTGGAGTTGGAAAATGCACCCAGTATATTGCCACCGCCATCAACAATgggttaaaaaataaaagaacctATCAGAAAAAGAACTAA
- the LOC127850869 gene encoding probable autotransporter ROD_p1121 isoform X32 — translation MIDQKRDSGETSGFLDQQNLPPFVLLDPVTVVTDSVVPEHSGKRKKSSPKQQIRKRKNEKIPNPRPKKVTPKPKAASTPKATRKGASHPQDASTPKEATILLGSNGRQLNVLSQTDVYNGPGAKPNRAPVHVADLSQDQQELLASHINSQHCHKATMTEPAMTFLTAEEVAGYVCINYVGKKLDGFEKKLDSFESVVRSVEKQLRRLVACEVLEAVSGDVTVPDAFDVNDAPVSACDVNDNSVVSLSDAVCHDVVSIGHDSICLSGGSVVSNGVMTVAGCETSCRANPDASIAGSLVGHDSLYVAGGFAGYHSVSEAGGFAGRDGLSIGGGVIGTGGFSVGGSVVGRDGLSIGGGVVDTGVFSLVGGVVGGDGLSIGGGVVGTGGFSVGDGVVGRDGLSMKGGVVGTGGFSVGGGVVGGDDLSIGGGVVGTGGLSVGGGVVGRTGLSAGGAVVGRDGLSIGGGVVGTGGFSVGGGGVGRNGLSSGDGVVGRNGLSAGGGVVGRNGLSAGGGVVGRNGLSAGGGVVGRNGLSSGDGVVGRNGLSSGGGVVGRNGLSSGGGVVGRNGLSSGDGVVSRNGLSAGDGVVGRNGLSAGGGVVGHDGLAVGHVMEGQDVFYVGGGPVGLDVNSVGNGDIRWGVRSRSGFSDLDVVNNGRLFDNVSDMISPHVGYGERDRELNSGFIVYENSRDDDMDDDLGGKRVVSADRVPLRSRFEQLPVVIRSYIDMQSVSKNAPVMLHPDILDSLITQHDGNISRFVWDLTKLLYSNEEMIDSSFNGKGTRKALSPRRKSLILNGAQQAFPGVGKCTQYIATAINNGLKNKRTYQKKN, via the exons GGGACAGTGGAGAAACTAGTGGATTTCTTGACCAGCAG AATCTTCCACCATTTGTTCTTTTGGACCCAGTAACTGTTGTAACCGACTCGGTTGTTCCCGAACACTCTGGGAAACGTAAGAAGTCATCTCCAAAACAACAAATCAGAAAACGAAAG AATGAAAAAATCCCTAACCCAAGACCCAAGAAAGTGACCCCTAAACCGAAAGCTGCATCGACTCCGAAGGCAACTCGAAAAGGGGCATCACATCCACAAGATGCCTCAACTCCGAAAGAGGCAACAATATTATTG GGCTCCAATGGAAGACAATTGAATGTCCTGAGTCAAACAGACGTCTACAACGGCCCAGGAGCAAAACCTAACCGAGCCCCTGTCCATGTGGCTGACCTGAGCCAGGACCAACAGGAGCTGTTGGCAAGTCATATCAACAGCCAACATTGCCACAAAGCAACGATGACTGAGCCTGCAATGACTTTTCTTACTGCAGAAGAGGTAGCAGGCTACGTTTGCATAAACTATGTGGGTAAAAAGCTTGATGGTTTTGAAAAGAAACTTGACTCATTTGAGAGTGTAGTACGAAGTGTTGAGAAACAGTTACGAAGGTTGGTGGCCTGTGAAGTTCTAGAGGCTGTTTCTGGTGATGTAACTGTTCCTGATGCGTTTGATGTCAATGATGCGCCTGTCAGTGCTTGTGACGTAAATGATAATTCTGTTGTGTCTTTAAGTGATGCTGTTTGTCATGATGTTGTGTCTATTGGGCATGACAGTATTTGTTTGTCTGGCGGCAGTGTTGTTAGTAATGGTGTCATGACTGTAGCTGGGTGTGAAACTAGTTGTAGAGCAAATCCAGATGCATCTATTGCTGGCAGTCTTGTAGGTCATGATAGTTTGTATGTAGCAGGTGGGTTTGCAGGGTATCATAGTGTGTCTGAAGCAGGTGGGTTTGCAGGTCGAGATGGTCTGTCCATAGGAGGTGGTGTTATAGGTACAGGTGGTTTTTCTGTAGGAGGTAGTGTTGTAGGTCGAGATGGTCTGTCCATAGGAGGTGGTGTTGTAGATACAGGTGTTTTTTCTTTAGTTGGTGGTGTTGTAGGTGGAGATGGTCTGTCCATAGGAGGTGGTGTTGTAGGTACAGGTGGTTTTTCTGTAGGAGATGGTGTTGTAGGTCGAGATGGTCTGTCCATGAAAGGTGGTGTTGTAGGTACAGGTGGTTTTTCTGTGGGAGGTGGTGTTGTAGGTGGAGATGATCTGTCCATAGGAG GTGGTGTTGTAGGTACAGGTGGTTTGTCTGTAGGAGGTGGTGTTGTAGGTAGAACTGGTTTGTCTGCAGGAGGTGCAGTTGTAGGTCGAGATGGTCTGTCCATAGGAGGTGGTGTTGTAGGTACAGGTGGTTTTTCTGTAGGAGGTGGTGGTgtaggtagaaatggtttgtctTCAGGGGATGGAGTTgtag gtagaaatggtttgtctgcaggag gtggagttgtaggtagaaatggtttgtctgcaggaggtggagttgtag gtagaaatggtttgtctgcaggaggtggagttgtaggtagaaatggtttgtctTCAGGAGATGGAGTTgtaggtagaaatggtttgtcttcaggaggtggagttgtaggtagaaatggtttgtcttcaggaggtggagttgtaggtagaaatggtttgtctTCAGGAGATGGAGTTGTAAgtagaaatggtttgtctgcaggagatggagttgtaggtagaaatggtttgtctgcAGGAGGTGGTGTGGTGGGTCATGATGGTTTAGCTGTAGGCCATGTCATGGAAGGTCAAGATGTTTTTTATGTTGGAGGTGGTCCAGTTGGTTTGGATGTTAATTCTGTTGGAAATGGTGATATTCGATGGGGCGTCAGGTCAAGAAGTGGTTTTTCTGATCTAGATGTTGTTAATAACGGTCGTCTCTTTGATAATGTAAGTGATATGATTTCCCCGCATGTTGGATATGGTGAAAGGGATAGGGAATTAAACAGTGGATTTATTGTGTATGAAAATAGTAGGGATGATGATATGGATGATGATTTGGGTGGTAAAAGGGTTGTGTCTGCTGATAGGGTCCCTTTGAGGTCAAGGTTTGAGCAGCTTCCAGTGGTTATAAGGTCATATATTGATATGCAGTCTGTTTCAAAAAATGCGCCTGTGATGCTTCATCCAGACATTTTAGATAGTTTGATTACTCAACATGACGGGAACATATCAAGATTTGTGTGGGATTTGACTAAACTTTTGTATTCAAATGAAGAAATGATAGATAGCTCATTCAATGGCAAGGGAACAAGAAAAGCATTGTCGCCGAGAAGAAAATCGCTTATTCTAAATGGAGCGCAACAGGCATTTCCTGGAGTTGGAAAATGCACCCAGTATATTGCCACCGCCATCAACAATgggttaaaaaataaaagaacctATCAGAAAAAGAACTAA
- the LOC127850869 gene encoding uncharacterized protein LOC127850869 isoform X12 — MIDQKRDSGETSGFLDQQNLPPFVLLDPVTVVTDSVVPEHSGKRKKSSPKQQIRKRKNEKIPNPRPKKVTPKPKAASTPKATRKGASHPQDASTPKEATILLGSNGRQLNVLSQTDVYNGPGAKPNRAPVHVADLSQDQQELLASHINSQHCHKATMTEPAMTFLTAEEVAGYVCINYVGKKLDGFEKKLDSFESVVRSVEKQLRRLVACEVLEAVSGDVTVPDAFDVNDAPVSACDVNDNSVVSLSDAVCHDVVSIGHDSICLSGGSVVSNGVMTVAGCETSCRANPDASIAGSLVGHDSLYVAGGFAGYHSVSEAGGFAGRDGLSIGGGVIGTGGFSVGGSVVGRDGLSIGGGVVDTGVFSLVGGVVGGDGLSIGGGVVGTGGFSVGDGVVGRDGLSMKGGVVGTGGFSVGGGVVGGDDLSIGGGVVGTGGLSVGGGVVGRTGLSAGGAVVGRDGLSIGGGVVGTGGFSVGGGGVGRNGLSSGDGVVGRNGLSAGGGVVDRNGLSSGGGVVGRNGLSAGGGVVGRNGLSSGDRVVGRNGLSAGGGVVDRNGLSAGDGVVGRNGLSAGGGVVGRNGLSSGDGVVGRNGLSSGGGVVGRNGLSSGGGVVGRNGLSSGDGVVSRNGLSAGDGVVGRNGLSAGGGVVGHDGLAVGHVMEGQDVFYVGGGPVGLDVNSVGNGDIRWGVRSRSGFSDLDVVNNGRLFDNVSDMISPHVGYGERDRELNSGFIVYENSRDDDMDDDLGGKRVVSADRVPLRSRFEQLPVVIRSYIDMQSVSKNAPVMLHPDILDSLITQHDGNISRFVWDLTKLLYSNEEMIDSSFNGKGTRKALSPRRKSLILNGAQQAFPGVGKCTQYIATAINNGLKNKRTYQKKN; from the exons GGGACAGTGGAGAAACTAGTGGATTTCTTGACCAGCAG AATCTTCCACCATTTGTTCTTTTGGACCCAGTAACTGTTGTAACCGACTCGGTTGTTCCCGAACACTCTGGGAAACGTAAGAAGTCATCTCCAAAACAACAAATCAGAAAACGAAAG AATGAAAAAATCCCTAACCCAAGACCCAAGAAAGTGACCCCTAAACCGAAAGCTGCATCGACTCCGAAGGCAACTCGAAAAGGGGCATCACATCCACAAGATGCCTCAACTCCGAAAGAGGCAACAATATTATTG GGCTCCAATGGAAGACAATTGAATGTCCTGAGTCAAACAGACGTCTACAACGGCCCAGGAGCAAAACCTAACCGAGCCCCTGTCCATGTGGCTGACCTGAGCCAGGACCAACAGGAGCTGTTGGCAAGTCATATCAACAGCCAACATTGCCACAAAGCAACGATGACTGAGCCTGCAATGACTTTTCTTACTGCAGAAGAGGTAGCAGGCTACGTTTGCATAAACTATGTGGGTAAAAAGCTTGATGGTTTTGAAAAGAAACTTGACTCATTTGAGAGTGTAGTACGAAGTGTTGAGAAACAGTTACGAAGGTTGGTGGCCTGTGAAGTTCTAGAGGCTGTTTCTGGTGATGTAACTGTTCCTGATGCGTTTGATGTCAATGATGCGCCTGTCAGTGCTTGTGACGTAAATGATAATTCTGTTGTGTCTTTAAGTGATGCTGTTTGTCATGATGTTGTGTCTATTGGGCATGACAGTATTTGTTTGTCTGGCGGCAGTGTTGTTAGTAATGGTGTCATGACTGTAGCTGGGTGTGAAACTAGTTGTAGAGCAAATCCAGATGCATCTATTGCTGGCAGTCTTGTAGGTCATGATAGTTTGTATGTAGCAGGTGGGTTTGCAGGGTATCATAGTGTGTCTGAAGCAGGTGGGTTTGCAGGTCGAGATGGTCTGTCCATAGGAGGTGGTGTTATAGGTACAGGTGGTTTTTCTGTAGGAGGTAGTGTTGTAGGTCGAGATGGTCTGTCCATAGGAGGTGGTGTTGTAGATACAGGTGTTTTTTCTTTAGTTGGTGGTGTTGTAGGTGGAGATGGTCTGTCCATAGGAGGTGGTGTTGTAGGTACAGGTGGTTTTTCTGTAGGAGATGGTGTTGTAGGTCGAGATGGTCTGTCCATGAAAGGTGGTGTTGTAGGTACAGGTGGTTTTTCTGTGGGAGGTGGTGTTGTAGGTGGAGATGATCTGTCCATAGGAG GTGGTGTTGTAGGTACAGGTGGTTTGTCTGTAGGAGGTGGTGTTGTAGGTAGAACTGGTTTGTCTGCAGGAGGTGCAGTTGTAGGTCGAGATGGTCTGTCCATAGGAGGTGGTGTTGTAGGTACAGGTGGTTTTTCTGTAGGAGGTGGTGGTgtaggtagaaatggtttgtctTCAGGGGATGGAGTTgtag gtagaaatggtttgtctgcaggaggtggagttgtagatagaaatggtttgtcttcaggaggtggagttgtaggtagaaatggtttgtctgcaggaggtggagttgtaggtagaaatggtttgtctTCAGGAGATAGAGTTgtag gtagaaatggtttgtctgcaggaggtggagttgtagatagaaatggtttgtctgcaggagatggagttgtag gtagaaatggtttgtctgcaggaggtggagttgtaggtagaaatggtttgtctTCAGGAGATGGAGTTgtaggtagaaatggtttgtcttcaggaggtggagttgtaggtagaaatggtttgtcttcaggaggtggagttgtaggtagaaatggtttgtctTCAGGAGATGGAGTTGTAAgtagaaatggtttgtctgcaggagatggagttgtaggtagaaatggtttgtctgcAGGAGGTGGTGTGGTGGGTCATGATGGTTTAGCTGTAGGCCATGTCATGGAAGGTCAAGATGTTTTTTATGTTGGAGGTGGTCCAGTTGGTTTGGATGTTAATTCTGTTGGAAATGGTGATATTCGATGGGGCGTCAGGTCAAGAAGTGGTTTTTCTGATCTAGATGTTGTTAATAACGGTCGTCTCTTTGATAATGTAAGTGATATGATTTCCCCGCATGTTGGATATGGTGAAAGGGATAGGGAATTAAACAGTGGATTTATTGTGTATGAAAATAGTAGGGATGATGATATGGATGATGATTTGGGTGGTAAAAGGGTTGTGTCTGCTGATAGGGTCCCTTTGAGGTCAAGGTTTGAGCAGCTTCCAGTGGTTATAAGGTCATATATTGATATGCAGTCTGTTTCAAAAAATGCGCCTGTGATGCTTCATCCAGACATTTTAGATAGTTTGATTACTCAACATGACGGGAACATATCAAGATTTGTGTGGGATTTGACTAAACTTTTGTATTCAAATGAAGAAATGATAGATAGCTCATTCAATGGCAAGGGAACAAGAAAAGCATTGTCGCCGAGAAGAAAATCGCTTATTCTAAATGGAGCGCAACAGGCATTTCCTGGAGTTGGAAAATGCACCCAGTATATTGCCACCGCCATCAACAATgggttaaaaaataaaagaacctATCAGAAAAAGAACTAA